GAACACCGTGGGCTGCACGTAGTAGCCCTGCTCCAGACCCTCGGGCGACTCCGCGCCCCCCGTGACCAGCGTGGCGCCCTCGTCGAGGCCCTTCTGGATGTAGCCGCGCACGGTGTCGAGCTGGGCCTTCGAGGCCAGCGGCCCGAGCCGGGTCGTGTCGGCGAAGGGGTCGCCCGGCGTGAACGTCTGGGCGACGCGGGCGGCGATCTCCTCGGCTTCGGCGAGCTTGTCGCGCGGCACCAGCATGCGGGTGAGGGCGCTGCAGGTCTGGCCCGAGTTGAGGAAGCACTTGCCGACGCCGTCGGTGATGGCCCGCTCGAGGTCGGCGTCCTCGAGGATGACGTTGGCGCTCTTGCCACCCAGCTCCAGGGTCACCCGCTTGATGGTCTGGGCGCCCAGCTCGGCGACGCGGCGGCCGGCCCGGGTGGAGCCGGTGAAGCTGACCATGTCGACGTCGGGATGGGTGGCGATCGCCTCGCCGACCTCGGCACCGGCGCCGCTGACCAGGTTGAACACGCCCGGCGGCAGGCCCACGTCGGCGATGATCTCGGCCAGGATGAAGGCGCTGATCGGCGCCACCTGCGACGGCTTTGCGACCACCGTGCAGCCGGCGGCGAGCGCCGGGGCGACCTTGGCCGACAGCTGGTGCAGCGGGTAGTTCCACGGCGTGATGGAGGCGACCACGCCCACGGGCTCCTTCACCACCACGCTGTTGCCGAGCTGCTCCTCGAACTGGAACGCCTGGATCCCCTGGGACGCACCCTGGAAGCTCGCCAGCGGCAGGCCCACCTGCACCAGCGTGCTCAGGGTCTTCGGCATGCCGACTTCCTGGCTGACGTACGTGGCGATCTCGTCCATGCGGGCCATCAGGCCCTCGGCGATGCGGTCGAGGTACTTGGCCCGCTCCTCGACGGGGGTCGTCGACCACGACTCGAACGCGGCCTTGGCGGCGGCGGCGGCCCGGTTGACGTCGTCCTCGTCGCCCCTCGGGATGGTGGCCACCACCGACTCGTCGGACGAGCTGAGGACCTCGATCGAACCGGTGCCCGACGGCGCCACCCACGCCCCGTCGATGAAGAGCTTGTCGTAGACCTGCACCATGTTTCCCCCTTGAGGTTGGCGGCCGTCTCTCTCTGATAACTGACGTTAGGCCGCTTCTTGACTCTACGGTCAATGGTCGGCGGGGGCCGGCTACGGTCGCCTCCCCTGAGCGCCAAATCTCTGCCTTCTCCTGCCAGCTCCGGTGCCGTGGACGAGGCGTCGGGGCCCGGAGGTCGGCGAGACTGATCGTGCGGCCCGGTCTCGATCGGGCTGACGGTCGAGGCGCTACGACTTCTACCGTGCGGACCATGCACGAGCACGAACACGGCGAGCAGCGGTTCGGCGCGGCGGCGCAGGCCGCCGAGTGGGACGCGAGGTACGACGAGCACGACGGCGCGATGTGGAGCGGGCGGCCGAACGGGCGGCTCGTCGCCGAGGTCGCCGACCTCACCCCGGGCCGGGCGCTCGACGTCGGTTGCGGCGAAGGCGGCGACGCGATCTGGCTCGCTCGGCGCGGCTGGACGGTCACCGCGATCGACGTCTCCGATCTGGCCGTAGGCCGGGCGCGGGAGGCCGCCGAGCTGGCCGGCGCCACCATCGACTGGGTCTGCGGCGACGCCCTCCGGACACCGTTGCCGGCCCGCTCGTTCGACCTCGTGTCGCTGCAGTACCCGGCGCTGCCCAAGGCCGCCGGCGAGGCCACGGTGCGGGCGTTGCTCGACACGGTGCGCCCGGGCGGGTTGCTGCTCGCCGTCTACCACGACCTCGACGACGAGCACCGCGAGCACATGAAGTCGCGGGGCGTCGACCCCGCGGACTACGTCGGCGCCGACGACCTCGGCCGGCTGCTCGGCGACGACTTCACGGTCGAGCTGCACGCGGTCGAGCCGCGCATCGACCCGCCGCCCGACACCCCGCACATCGCCGACGTCGTCCTGCGCGCCCGACGTCGCTGACCGGGCGGCAGGGACCGTTCGCTAGGAGGTCACACGGTCACGGTGTCGACGCCCGACCGGATGATCTGGCCCGGGGTGGCGCCGGTGCCGGCGTTGTCCACCACGGTGGCGACGCCGGCGACGTAGACCCGCCGGATCCCCTCGGCCTCGGCGGTCAGGCGGGCGGCGCCGCCGGGGAGGTCGGCCACCAGGCGGGCGGGGCCGGAGTTGACGGTCTCGGGGTCGAAGACCACCAGGTCGGCGTGGTAGCCCTCGGCGATGCGGCCCCGGTCGCGCAGCCCGAACAGCCGGGCGGGATCGTCGGTGATCATCTGCACCGCCCGCTCCAGCGTCGCCAGCTTGCGGCCCCGCAGGCAGTCGGCCAGCAGCCGGGTCGTGTAGCTCGCCCCGGACATGCGGTCGAGGTGGGCGCCGGCGTCGCTGCCGCCCAGCAGCACCCGGGGGTCCTGCCAGACGACCTTGCGCATGGCCCACGACTCGGCGTCGTTGTCGGTGGGCATGGGCCACAGGACGGTGCGGAAGTCGTCGGCGGCGACGATGTCGAGCAGCGTGTGGAAGGGATCGGCGTCACCGCGCTCGGCGGCGATGTCGACCACCTGGCGGCCCGAGAGCCCCTCGTTGGCAGCCGAGTAGGTGTCGCCGATCACGTAGCGGGCCCAGTCGGCCAGGCGGCGGAACACCCCCGCCTCCTCGCTCCGGGCGTGGGCCGCGAGCGTGGCCCGGACCTCGGGATCGGCCAGCTGGGCCTTCTTCTCGTCGAGCGGGAGGCGCAGCACGTCGCCCCAGCCGGGGATCAGGAACAGGGCGCAGAACGTGCCGAAGCTCATGTTCATCGGCACCAGCACCGGCATGGTGAGGGCGACCACCCGGCCGCCCTGCTTGTCGGCGAGGTCGGCGGCGCTGAGCTGGCGCGGCACCCGCTCCGGGACCGACGAGTCGACCGTGAGCACGTTCCAGTTGATCGACCGGCCGCCCGCGGCGACGCTCATCGCCGCCACCAGCTCGATCTCGTCGTCGCTGAACTTGTCGAGCCCGCCCTCGAAGGCGCCTTCCAGCACCGTGCCCTCGTGCTCGCCGACCGCCCCGCACAGCGCCAGCAGCTCGTCGTGGGAGGCGTGACGGGAGGCGACCGGTTGGCCGTCGCCGTCGCTGTGGGTGGACGACAGCGTGGTGGAGAAGCCCAGGCCGCCGGCGTCGATGGCCTCGTGGAGCAGCTGGACCATGGCGTCGAGCTGCTCGGGGGTGGCCTTGCCGCCCACGGCGTCGGTGCCCATCACGTAGCGGCGCAGGGCGCAGTGGCCGACCATGAAGCCGGCGTTGACGCCGATGCGGCCGTCGAGGCGGCCGAGGTACTCGCCGAAGCTCTCCCAGTCCCAGGTCACGCCGGTCTCCAGGGCGGCGAGCGGCATGCCCTCGACCCGGGCCATCATGCGGCGGACGTAGTCGCCGTCCTCGGCCCGGAGCGGGGCCAGGGTGAAGCCGCAGTTGCCGGCGACGACCGAGGTCACGCCGTGGACGTTGGAGGGCGACGCCGCCGGGTCCCAGAAGAGCTGGGCGTCGTAGTGGGTGTGGGGGTCGACGAAGCCGGGGGCGACGACGAGGCCGTCGGCGTCGAGCGTCTCCGTGGCTTCGGTGGCCTCGTCGGGTTCGATCGGGCCCACCGTGACGATCCGCCCGTCCTTCACGCCGACGTCCGCCCGGCGCGCCGGTGTCCCGGTGCCATCGACGACGGTCGCTCCCCGGATCACGAGATCGAGCATGGCACTCCCCTTGAATCTGACGGCCCGTCAGATACTAGAGCAGGTAGCCGAGGTTCGTTCGAGCCGACTAGGTTGCACACAAGTCGAATACAAGTTGCCGCCCTCCCGGCCGCCCCTGAGAGGTTCCTCCCGATGTCCAAGATCGCCGTTGCCAACCCCGTCGTCGAGCTCGACGGCGACGAGATGACCCGGGTCATCTGGCAGTTCATCAAGGACAAGCTCATCCTCCCCTACCTCGACGTCGAGCTCCTCTACTACGACCTGTCGATCCAGAAGCGCGACGAGACCGACGACCAGATCACCGTCGACGCCGCCGAGGCGATCCTGGAGCACGGCGTGGGCGTGAAGTGCGCCACCATCACGCCCGACGAGGCCCGGGTCGAGGAGTTCGGCCTCAAGAAGATGTGGAGGTCGCCCAACGGGACGATCCGCAACATCCTCGGCGGGGTCGTGTTCCGGGAGCCGATCATCTGCAAGAACGTGCCGCGGCTGGTGCCGGGGTGGACCAAGCCGATCATCATCGGCCGTCACGCCCACGGCGACCAGTACAAGGCGTCCGACTTCGTGGTGCCGGGCCCGGGCACGGTCACCATCAGCTACGTGCCCGACGACGGCAGCGAGCCGCTGGAGCTCGAGGTCGCCAAGTTCCCGGGCGGCGGCGTCGCCCTGGGGATGTACAACTTCGACGACTCGATCCGCGACTTCGCCCGGGCCTCGTTCCGCTACGGGCTCGACCGGCAGTACCCCGTGTACCTGTCGACCAAGAACACGATCCTCAAGGCCTACGACGGGCGCTTCAAGGACCTGTTCGAGGAGGTCTTCGACGCCGAGTTCAAGGCCGACTTCGAGGCCGCCGGGCTCACCTACGAGCACCGGCTGATCGACGACATGGTCGCCCAGGCCCTCAAGTGGGAGGGCGGCTACGTGTGGGCCTGCAAGAACTACGACGGCGACGTGCAGTCCGACATCGTGGCGCAGGGCTTCGGGTCGCTCGGTCTGATGACGTCGGTGCTGCTGACCCCCGACGGCCGTACGTGCGAGGCCGAGGCCGCCCACGGCACCGTCACCCGGCACTACCGGGCGTGGCAGCGGGGCGAGAAGACGTCGACCAACCCGATCGCCTCGATCTTCGCCTGGACCCGGGGGCTCCGCTTCCGAGCCAAGCTCGACGGCAACCCCGAGCTCGACCGCTTCGCGTCGACGCTGGAAGAGGTGTGCGTCTCCACCGTCGAGGCCGGCCAGATGACCAAGGACTTGTCGCTGCTGGTGGGTGGCGACACCCCGTGGCTCACCACCGACGAGTTCCTCGAGGCCCTCGACACCAACCTCCGAGCCGCCGCGAGCTAACCGATCCCGCGCCGCCGCTCAGCGGGGGTGGGGAGCCGACAAGGGCCAGTAGCCGGGGATTCGGGAGTGAGGGGTGTCGAGGTAGACCTTTGCCTCGGGGCGCTGGGCGAACTTGCCGTGGCTCCAGCGGATCTCGACGTGGCCGTCGATCGTGGTGGTCTGCAGGGACCGGCGGCTCGTGACCGTGACGGACCACTGGACCACCGGCTGCTCCCGGAACGTCGGGGTGATGACGACGTCGTCGATGCGGAAGTGCTGCCGCCAGTCCCAGGCGGTGGCGATCCTCAGCCGGAGGGACCCGGCGGGCGCGGCGCCGAGCACGAAGTAGGGCGCCGAGCCGATCCGCAGCAGGCGCCACAGCACCCGCTCGACGTCGGCGCCGGCCAGCGCCTCCCGCCACCGTGCCGCCGACGCCTCGGCAACGGCCGCGGAGAACTCGACCGCCGCCGGCCGCAACGCCGCCGTCCACCGCCCCCGACCCAACCGCCGCTGCAGGCGCTCCCGATCCCCCGCCGTCAGCTCCACCACCGAGTCGGGGAACCCGTCCGACCGTCCCGCGCCATCCACCATGGCGGGCACGGGCACGGGCACGGGCGCGAGCGCGGGTGGCTCGGCGTGGAGGTGGTCGAGGGTGGCGTCGTAGAGGGACTGGTACGCCGCGGGGGCGACCTCGGCGAACCAGTCGCCGGAGCGACCACCCTGGCCGTGGCCGCCGGCGAGCAGCCGGTCGAACACGTGGGTCGGCGAGGTGTTGGACACGATCTGCGACAGGTACTTGCAGCTGACCAGGAAGACGTGGTCGATGCGGAGGTCGGCCGGCACCGCCTCGTCGCCGGGCTGCTTCTGGGCGCCGCGCCACTCGATGGTCAGCGGACGCCGCCCCCGCAGCCCGTCGGCGGCCGCCAGGAACGCCACCCCGTTGTGCCACGCCCCCAGGAACTCCTGCCCGTAGGCCCCACCCCGGTGCAGCTCCTCCAGCAGGCACCACAGCTCCGGCGACATGCTCACCATCTCCGCCGGCCGCGCCGCCAGCGCCTCTTCGAGGCTCCCGAACCCCAGCGTCCCGAGCCCGGTCACCAGCTCCGTGATCGTCGTCCTGTGGTCAGCCACCGCTCGCCGCTCCCCTGGGACCCTGGCCTAGCCAGCGCCCTCGGCGTGCCGCCGTAGCCGCTTCAGGTCGTCGTCCACCACCAGCCGGACCACGTCGGCGATCGTCTTCCCGGGACCGTCGCCCACCACCGCGGCCAGCGCCCGAGCGCCGGGGCTGCCGGCCGGAGGGACGTCGGTGGTCAGGACCAGCAGGCGGGCACCGGCGTCGGCTGCCGCCAGGACGCTGGCTTTGCCCAACACCCGCCACAAGGTCTCGGTGCGTCGGAGACCGGGGTTGGCGCTGGAGAAGCCGCCGGCCACCTCGACGTACCAGACCTGACCGTCCTGGTCGCGTGCCCGGAAGCTGGCGTCGACCCCCGGCACCACCTTCACGTTGATCTGGATCCGCTCGAAGCCCGCGGCGGCCAACGCCACCTGGGCCACGTCCTTCGCCTTGCGTCCGGCACGGAGCACCTCCGCCACCGCGTCGGGCCCGGCGTCGCCGGCGTCGGTTCCCGCCACGGCCGGCAAGCGGACCGGGCGGCCGATCGCGTCGACCCTCTCGCGCTCGGCGTCGACCCGACCCAGTGCCTGGGCGACGTAGTCGGCGTCGGTGTCGAAGCCGACGAAGTGGCGACCGGAGCGCACGGCGGCCACCGCGGTGGAGCCCGAGCCCATGAACGGGTCGAGCACCAGGTCGCCCTCGTAGGTGTAGAGGTCGACCAGCCGCCGGGGCAGCTCGACCGGGAACGGCGCCGGGTGGCCCACCCGGGTGGCGCTCTCGGCCGGCATCTCCCACACGTCGTTGACCAGGTCCATGAACTCGTCGGCGCTGATCGTCGCCACCGAAGGCTCCTCGGCCGCGGCGCGGTCACGGGCGCTGCGGGCCCGGTCGAAGCGGCCCTTCGACGCCACCACCACCCGCTCGGTGAGGTCTCGGAGGACCGGGTTGCCCGGGCGTTGGAAGGTGCCCCAGGCGCACGACCCGCCCGCGGCCTTGGCCTTCACCCAGACGATCTCGCCCCGCAGCAACAGGCCCAGCCGCTGCAGGATCTCGATGACGTCGGCGGACAGCGAGCGGTAGGGCTTGCGACCGAGGTTCGCCACGTTGACCGCGATCCGCCCGCCGGGCTCGAGCTTGCGGACGCACTCGGCGAACACACCGTGCAACATCTCGAGGTAGGCGACGTACGACCCCGGCACGTGCCCTTCGCCGATCGCGGTCTCGTACTCCTTGCCGGCGAAGTAGGGGGGCGAGGTGACCACCAGGGCCACCGACGCGTCGGCGACGTCGCCGTAGCGGTCCATCTCGCGGGCGTCGCCCACCCAGATCTCGTCGACCGAGGACGCCGGGTTGATGATCTCGTCGTCGCTCACCGAAAGCTTGGGGAAGCGTTCGTAGAACTCGGAGGCGTCGTGGTTCTCGCGACGGGACACCCCGAACCGTGACGTCGCGGTGGGCCGACGCACCCGACGCGCCGGCGGCACCGACGACCCGTCGATCACCGGCGCCCCCGCATCGACGCCCTCTCGCCCACTCGTGTACGCCATGGACCGCACCTTATGCACCGGGTGTAACAGTCAAGGCGGATGGCGGCACCCGGCGCGCGAAAAGTTTCAGGGGGATGCGGGAGGGGGCGTGAGGCCCAGGTTCTCGACGATCTGGAGGGACGACTCGGAGCGGTTCATCGCGTAGATGTGCAGGCCCGGGGCGCCCGCGTCGAGCAGCGCGCGGCCCAGCTCGGTCGACACCTCGACGCCGATGTGGCGCACCTCGGCCGGGTCGTCGGCGACGGCTTCGAGCCGGGTCAGCAACGCCGGCGGGACCGCCGCCTCGTTCATCTTCGCCATCCGCACCAGGCCCGCCAGGTTGATCGGCGGCATGATGCCCGGCAGCACCGGCTTGGTGGTGCCGGCCGCGGCCAGCTCGTCGACCATCCGCAGGTAGTCGTCGACCTGGAAGAAGAACTGGGTGATGCCGAAGTCGGCGACCTCGAGCTTGGCGGCCAGGTGGCGCCGGTCCGACGCCCGGTCGCCCGCCGAGCGAGGGTGCAGCTCCGGGTGCGCCGCCACGCCGACCGAGAATCCCGCCGGATGCGCGCGCACCAGCTCGACCAGCTCCGACGCGTAGCGGAAGTCGCCGGTGAGCTCGCTGCCGTCGGCGGGCGGGTCGCCGCCCAGGGCCAGGATGTTGAGCACGTCGTTGTCCTGGTACTCGTCGAGCAGGCCCTTGATGTCGACCCGGGTGTGGCCGACGCAGGTGAGGTGCGCCATCGCCGGGAACGCCTGCTCCCGGTTCACCCGCACGACGATGTCGCGGGTGCGGTCGCGGGTGGAGCCGCCGGCGCCGTAGGTGACCGACACGAACGACGGGCGCAGCGCGGCCAGCTCCTCGATGGTCCGTTCGAGGTGCCGTTCGGCCTCGTCGGTCTTGGGCGGGAAGAACTCGAAGCTCAGCGTCGGGCCGGCAGCCAGCAGTTCGGCGATGCGCGTCATCGTGCGCCGAGGCTAGTGGTGCGCCGCCGACACGTCGCAGCCGTTACGGACGACCAGCACCGGAACCGCCGGAACCAGCGCCGCTAACGGATCGAGCGCTCGACCGCGCTCACCGTGTTGCGCAGGAGCATCGCGATCGTGGTGGGACCGACGCCGCCCAGCCGAGGGGTGATCCACGACGCCACCTCGCCGACCGATTCGTCGACGTCGGCCAGCAGCTTGCGGCCCTCCCAGCTGATGCCCCCACTGATCACGACCGCGCCCGGCCGCACCATGTCGGGCGTGACGAACGAGGCCCGGCCCACCGCCGACACCACGATGTCGGCGTTCCGGGTGTAGTCGGCCAGGTTGGGCACCCCGGTGTGGACGACGGTGACGGCGGCGTTGGCCCCCGGCTGCTTCGTGGTCAGGAGCAGGGCGAGGGGCCGGCCCAGCGTGGGGCCTCGCCCGATGATCACGACGTGGCGCCCGGCGACCTCGATGCCGTAGTGCAGGAGCAGCGCCTGGATGCCGGAGGGAGTGGCCGGGACCGGCCCGTCCTCCTGCAGCACGAGCTTGCCCAGGCTGACGGGGTGCAGGCCGTCGGCGTCCTTGGCGGGCTCCATGCGCTCCAAGGCCTCGCCGAAGTCGAAGTGGTCGGGCACGGGATACTGGATCAGGTAGCCGCTGACGTCGGGATCGGCGTTGAACCGGTCGACCGCGGCGAGCAGGTCGGCCTGGGTGCCCGACGCGGGCACGTCGATGTGGTGGCTGCCGATGCCCACCAGCTCGCAGGCCTCGTGCTTCTTGCGGACGTAGCCGGCCGACGCCGGGTCGTCGCCGACGAGGATCGTGCCCAGCCCCACCGAGTGGCCCTCTTTGGCGAGCACGCGCACGCGCTCGGTCACGTCGGCCAGCACGCTCTCGGCGACAGGGGCCCCGGCGAGGAGTTGGGCGGTCATCAGGGCTCGATGGTAGTGGCCCTGGTCTCCGCACAAATCGGGGTGGGACGTGACATCCGCCGGTGAGAGGGATGTACGCCGACGTTCCGGGGAGGGGTCGTGGATGTGACGAGACGATCGATCGTGCTCCCCGATCGCGGGTCGGTCCTGCTGTACGTCGCATCCGCCTCCCTGCCCGACGCACCCGACGCGCTCCCTCGGGAGCTCGTCGAGCTGCTCGGCGAGCTCGGGCCCGACGCCACCGGCGCGGACGTGGCCGACGGCCCGACGCTCGTCCGCCGCCTGCAGGCACTGGCGACCACCCTCGGCACCGGGGCTCTGGAGCTGGTGCGTCAGGTCCCCGACTGCACTGGCCCCCGACTCTGGTCACCCGGCTTCGGCCCTCCGCCCCCGGAGCGACCGCCGCTGCTGGTCGACTTCGCCGAGGCCCTCCACCGGGCCGCGCCGCCGGTTCCCGCGCGACCCGACCCCGTCGACCCGCCCGACGACGACGACCACGATCGGCTGGCGGCCAGCCGGGAGGCCGTGCGCTTCTTCCGGGAGGCCGTCCGCCAGGAGCCACACCTCTACCTCCCCGACCTCGCCGCCGCGCTGCAGGACCACTCCGTGGCGCTCGCCGCCAACGCCGACGACAGCGCCGAGGCCGTCGCCGCCGCCGAGGATGCCGTCGCCCTCCGCCAGCACCTCGCCAGGCAGGACCCCGGCCACCTGCCCGACCTCGCCGAGGCGCTGCGCAACCTGGCCGCCCGCCTGGTCGGGGTGGGGCGGCGGCCGGAGAGCCTGGCCGTGCAGGAGGACGTCGTCGCCATCCGCCGCCACCTCGCCAACGCCCACCCGGCCCGTCACCTGCCGCCCCTCGCGGCGGCGCTCGACGAGCTGGCGGAAGGGCTGGAGGCGTCCGGACTGCACGCGGCGCGGGTCGTCGCCCTGGAGGACGCCGTCGCCCTCCGGCGGCACCTCGCCCGTGCCCTACCCGAGCGGTTCCTGCCCGACCTGGCGGCCGCGCTGCACACCGTGGCGCAGGGCCTCGCTGCCGTCGACCGGACGTCGGAGGCCCTGGCCGCGCTGGACGAGGCCGTGGCGATCCGGCGCGACCTCGCCGCCCAGAGCCCCGGGCGCTACGTCGGCGACCTGGCCGCGTCGCTGCAGGCACTGTCGGTGGGGCTGGGGGCGCTCGGCCAGCAACCCGAGAGCCTGGCTGCCGGCGAGCAGGCCATGCAGCTGTTCGAGCTCCTGGCCCGGCACGACCCCGACCGCCACGGCGACCACCTGGCCACGGCGATGGAGAACCTGGCCATCAGCCTCGGCGCCATGGGTCGCCACGACGAGGGCCGGGCCGCCAGCGAGCAGGCGGTAGCCCTGCGCCGGCCCGACGTGGTCGCACCCGTCGGTCGCTGCTGGTGCTCCTGCCACCGCGCCGAGGCCCACCCACCCGTCGACGCCACCGCCACCACCGGTCCCATTCCCATCGTCAGGTGACCCGGACCAGCAGGCCTGGGACCCTCAATGCAAGAAGTGGCGTTCGCCGGTGAAGACCATGGCGAGGTCGAGGTCGTCGGCCTTCGCGATGTTGACGTCGTCGCGCACGGAGCCGCCCGGCTGGATCACGACCGCCACGCCGGCGGCGGCCGCGGCCTCGATGCCGTCGGGGAAGGGGTAGAAGGCGTCGCTGGCGCACGCACCCCCGGCGGCACGCCCCGCCGCCTTCGACGCCGCCAGCTCGCCCGACTCCACCCGGTTCTGCTGGCCGGCGCCGATGCCCCAGGCCACGCCGTCCTTGGCGAGCACGACGGCGTTCGACTTCACCCAGCC
The Acidimicrobiales bacterium DNA segment above includes these coding regions:
- a CDS encoding amidohydrolase family protein, whose amino-acid sequence is MLDLVIRGATVVDGTGTPARRADVGVKDGRIVTVGPIEPDEATEATETLDADGLVVAPGFVDPHTHYDAQLFWDPAASPSNVHGVTSVVAGNCGFTLAPLRAEDGDYVRRMMARVEGMPLAALETGVTWDWESFGEYLGRLDGRIGVNAGFMVGHCALRRYVMGTDAVGGKATPEQLDAMVQLLHEAIDAGGLGFSTTLSSTHSDGDGQPVASRHASHDELLALCGAVGEHEGTVLEGAFEGGLDKFSDDEIELVAAMSVAAGGRSINWNVLTVDSSVPERVPRQLSAADLADKQGGRVVALTMPVLVPMNMSFGTFCALFLIPGWGDVLRLPLDEKKAQLADPEVRATLAAHARSEEAGVFRRLADWARYVIGDTYSAANEGLSGRQVVDIAAERGDADPFHTLLDIVAADDFRTVLWPMPTDNDAESWAMRKVVWQDPRVLLGGSDAGAHLDRMSGASYTTRLLADCLRGRKLATLERAVQMITDDPARLFGLRDRGRIAEGYHADLVVFDPETVNSGPARLVADLPGGAARLTAEAEGIRRVYVAGVATVVDNAGTGATPGQIIRSGVDTVTV
- a CDS encoding methylenetetrahydrofolate reductase — translated: MTRIAELLAAGPTLSFEFFPPKTDEAERHLERTIEELAALRPSFVSVTYGAGGSTRDRTRDIVVRVNREQAFPAMAHLTCVGHTRVDIKGLLDEYQDNDVLNILALGGDPPADGSELTGDFRYASELVELVRAHPAGFSVGVAAHPELHPRSAGDRASDRRHLAAKLEVADFGITQFFFQVDDYLRMVDELAAAGTTKPVLPGIMPPINLAGLVRMAKMNEAAVPPALLTRLEAVADDPAEVRHIGVEVSTELGRALLDAGAPGLHIYAMNRSESSLQIVENLGLTPPPASP
- a CDS encoding class I SAM-dependent methyltransferase — protein: MHEHEHGEQRFGAAAQAAEWDARYDEHDGAMWSGRPNGRLVAEVADLTPGRALDVGCGEGGDAIWLARRGWTVTAIDVSDLAVGRAREAAELAGATIDWVCGDALRTPLPARSFDLVSLQYPALPKAAGEATVRALLDTVRPGGLLLAVYHDLDDEHREHMKSRGVDPADYVGADDLGRLLGDDFTVELHAVEPRIDPPPDTPHIADVVLRARRR
- a CDS encoding tetrahydrofolate dehydrogenase/cyclohydrolase catalytic domain-containing protein; amino-acid sequence: MTAQLLAGAPVAESVLADVTERVRVLAKEGHSVGLGTILVGDDPASAGYVRKKHEACELVGIGSHHIDVPASGTQADLLAAVDRFNADPDVSGYLIQYPVPDHFDFGEALERMEPAKDADGLHPVSLGKLVLQEDGPVPATPSGIQALLLHYGIEVAGRHVVIIGRGPTLGRPLALLLTTKQPGANAAVTVVHTGVPNLADYTRNADIVVSAVGRASFVTPDMVRPGAVVISGGISWEGRKLLADVDESVGEVASWITPRLGGVGPTTIAMLLRNTVSAVERSIR
- a CDS encoding NADP-dependent isocitrate dehydrogenase produces the protein MSKIAVANPVVELDGDEMTRVIWQFIKDKLILPYLDVELLYYDLSIQKRDETDDQITVDAAEAILEHGVGVKCATITPDEARVEEFGLKKMWRSPNGTIRNILGGVVFREPIICKNVPRLVPGWTKPIIIGRHAHGDQYKASDFVVPGPGTVTISYVPDDGSEPLELEVAKFPGGGVALGMYNFDDSIRDFARASFRYGLDRQYPVYLSTKNTILKAYDGRFKDLFEEVFDAEFKADFEAAGLTYEHRLIDDMVAQALKWEGGYVWACKNYDGDVQSDIVAQGFGSLGLMTSVLLTPDGRTCEAEAAHGTVTRHYRAWQRGEKTSTNPIASIFAWTRGLRFRAKLDGNPELDRFASTLEEVCVSTVEAGQMTKDLSLLVGGDTPWLTTDEFLEALDTNLRAAAS
- a CDS encoding site-specific DNA-methyltransferase, yielding MAYTSGREGVDAGAPVIDGSSVPPARRVRRPTATSRFGVSRRENHDASEFYERFPKLSVSDDEIINPASSVDEIWVGDAREMDRYGDVADASVALVVTSPPYFAGKEYETAIGEGHVPGSYVAYLEMLHGVFAECVRKLEPGGRIAVNVANLGRKPYRSLSADVIEILQRLGLLLRGEIVWVKAKAAGGSCAWGTFQRPGNPVLRDLTERVVVASKGRFDRARSARDRAAAEEPSVATISADEFMDLVNDVWEMPAESATRVGHPAPFPVELPRRLVDLYTYEGDLVLDPFMGSGSTAVAAVRSGRHFVGFDTDADYVAQALGRVDAERERVDAIGRPVRLPAVAGTDAGDAGPDAVAEVLRAGRKAKDVAQVALAAAGFERIQINVKVVPGVDASFRARDQDGQVWYVEVAGGFSSANPGLRRTETLWRVLGKASVLAAADAGARLLVLTTDVPPAGSPGARALAAVVGDGPGKTIADVVRLVVDDDLKRLRRHAEGAG
- a CDS encoding aldehyde dehydrogenase family protein, which gives rise to MVQVYDKLFIDGAWVAPSGTGSIEVLSSSDESVVATIPRGDEDDVNRAAAAAKAAFESWSTTPVEERAKYLDRIAEGLMARMDEIATYVSQEVGMPKTLSTLVQVGLPLASFQGASQGIQAFQFEEQLGNSVVVKEPVGVVASITPWNYPLHQLSAKVAPALAAGCTVVAKPSQVAPISAFILAEIIADVGLPPGVFNLVSGAGAEVGEAIATHPDVDMVSFTGSTRAGRRVAELGAQTIKRVTLELGGKSANVILEDADLERAITDGVGKCFLNSGQTCSALTRMLVPRDKLAEAEEIAARVAQTFTPGDPFADTTRLGPLASKAQLDTVRGYIQKGLDEGATLVTGGAESPEGLEQGYYVQPTVFTADNSMTIAQEEIFGPVLTIIPFDDEDDAVRIANDSPYGLAGGVWSGDQEHAKAVARRIRTGQVEINGGGFNVQAPFGGYKQSGYGRELGPHGLDEFFELKALQL
- a CDS encoding tetratricopeptide repeat protein, giving the protein MTRRSIVLPDRGSVLLYVASASLPDAPDALPRELVELLGELGPDATGADVADGPTLVRRLQALATTLGTGALELVRQVPDCTGPRLWSPGFGPPPPERPPLLVDFAEALHRAAPPVPARPDPVDPPDDDDHDRLAASREAVRFFREAVRQEPHLYLPDLAAALQDHSVALAANADDSAEAVAAAEDAVALRQHLARQDPGHLPDLAEALRNLAARLVGVGRRPESLAVQEDVVAIRRHLANAHPARHLPPLAAALDELAEGLEASGLHAARVVALEDAVALRRHLARALPERFLPDLAAALHTVAQGLAAVDRTSEALAALDEAVAIRRDLAAQSPGRYVGDLAASLQALSVGLGALGQQPESLAAGEQAMQLFELLARHDPDRHGDHLATAMENLAISLGAMGRHDEGRAASEQAVALRRPDVVAPVGRCWCSCHRAEAHPPVDATATTGPIPIVR